One Spinacia oleracea cultivar Varoflay chromosome 4, BTI_SOV_V1, whole genome shotgun sequence DNA segment encodes these proteins:
- the LOC110786916 gene encoding B3 domain-containing protein At2g16210 → MEETMAKPPKQRGRPPKVRIEAMEKRKRGKSPTPSPKVRVEAIERRKRGRPPKVEQKGGRALKYDPSLPGFFKIYLPEHNSKQLVIPLHFIKKFNGKVSKEIILKNFQGKVWDVELEKAGSKLLIKKGWESFVIDNALERGEFLTFTYRKKDVFIVEIFGIDGCEKGKTMATDQSDVKLKQEPNLVSPEGVTTTIRFTKVMEEKTYDMNIPARLFSEYNIEMPKVKTSDVILVRNKQGFSQEMKLWHRVDRVVVSQGWKKFLLKCNIRKGNECEFEIVLGKDRKIKEVILLQIRPTKKGCSKSCCRNLLGQKTGERI, encoded by the exons ATGGAAGAAACAATGGCGAAGCCGCCAAAACAAAGAGGAAGGCCCCCTAAGGTGAGAATTGAAGCAATGGAGAAGCGAAAAAGAGGAAAATCCCCTACCCCTAGCCCTAAGGTGAGAGTTGAAGCAATAGAGAGACGAAAAAGAGGAAGGCCCCCTAAGGTGGAACAAAAAGGAGGAAGGGCCCTTAAGTACGATCCATCGCTACCTGGGTTTTTCAAGATTTATTTGCCAGAACACAATTCAAAGCAATtg GTGATACCTCTTCATTTCATCAAGAAATTCAATGGGAAGGTTTCCAAGGAAATCATCTTGAAAAACTTTCAGGGAAAAGTTTGGGATGTGGAGTTAGAAAAGGCTGGATCCAAGTTGCTGATCAAAAAAGGATGGGAAAGTTTTGTGATTGATAATGCATTAGAGCGAGGAGAGTTCTTGACCTTTACCTACAGGAAGAAAGATGTTTTCATTGTTGAAATCTTCGGTATTGATGGGTGCGAGAAGGGAAAAACTATGGCCACTGATCAGTCTGATGTGAAGCTGAAGCAGGAGCCAAACTTAG TTTCGCCTGAAGGAGTGACAACCACTATACGATTCACAAAAGTTATGGAGGAAAAGACTTATGACATG AACATTCCTGCGCGATTATTCAGTGAATATAACATAGAAATGCCCAAAGTTAAAACTTCAGATGTGATACTTGTTCGGAACAAACAAGGATTTTCGCAGGAAATGAAGCTCTGGCACAGGGTTGACCGTGTAGTGGTCAGTCAAGGGTGGAAAAAGTTTCTGCTCAAGTGCAATATAAGAAAGGGAAACGAGTGTGAATTTGAGATTGTTCTTGGTAAAGACAGAAAGATCAAAGAGGTGATTCTGTTACAAATTCGCCCCACAAAGAAAGGTTGCTCGAAAAGCTGCTGTCGAAACTTGTTAGGCCAAAAAACAGGTGAACGGATATAA